Proteins from a genomic interval of Scomber scombrus chromosome 11, fScoSco1.1, whole genome shotgun sequence:
- the bcl10 gene encoding B-cell lymphoma/leukemia 10: MEAPHLTEDEMAEIKKDVLIRMRHYLCDKIRAERHLDFLRSRRILTRDDAEEISCRTTQTKRTAMLLDILAENPRGLDALIESIREMRAQNFIITKITDEVQKVKNEKLESLKAGASSSSSDSSNLSVPSTTSDLSRTFSNDSTMLFHPDGERSTSNSDAAASLNLPSLQKGGDLSSVAGVSLAVASSTTSSSLPRPGDPGAPPLPDEVMIEPPANIDTGTPGCTSSGGDPNFQPLRSRSLTPTSHRSIF; the protein is encoded by the exons ATGGAAGCTCCTCACCTCACTGAAGATGAAATGGCAGAGATTAAAAAAGAC GTGCTGATCCGGATGCGGCACTACCTCTGCGACAAGATCCGAGCAGAACGCCATCTCGACTTCCTGCGCTCTCGCAGGATCCTGACTCGGGATGACGCGGAGGAAATCAGCTGCAGGACCACACAGACCAAGAGGACAGCAATGTTGCTGGACATCCTTGCTGAGAACCCCCGCGGACTTGATGCCCTGATTGAATCCATACGAGAGATGCGTGCGCAAAACTTCATCATCACCAAAATCACAGATGAGGTGcaaaaggtcaaaaatgagaAGCTTGAATCTCTTAAAG CAGGGGCTTCCAGTTCCTCATCTGACAGCAGCAACCTCAGCGTTCCGAGCACAACCAGCGACCTCTCCAGGACATTTTCAAACGACTCCACCATGCTCTTCCACCCAGATGGAGAACGAAGCACCTCCAATTCAGACGCAGCAGCCTCTCTCAATCTGCCATCGTTACAGAAAGGTGGAGACTTGTCCTCTGTGGCTGGTGTTAGCCTCGCGGTTGCTTCATCCACAACCTCCTCTAGCCTTCCCAGGCCTGGAGATCCAGGAGCTCCTCCACTGCCAGATGAAGTAATGATCGAACCCCCTGCCAACATCGACACCGGGACACCGGGGTGCACCAGCAGTGGAGGGGACCCGAACTTCCAGCCCCTCCGGTCACGTTCTCTCACTCCCACTTCACACAGGAGCATCTTTTAG